One window of the Streptomyces sp. NBC_00259 genome contains the following:
- the ftsX gene encoding permease-like cell division protein FtsX, giving the protein MRAQFVLSEIGVGLRRNLTMTFAVIVSVALSLALFGGALLMREQVSTMKDFWYDKVNVSIYLCNKNDAETDDKCSKGAVTAQQKEEIEADLGKMDIVEKVHHESADEAYKHYREQYSDTAIATVITPDQMQESFRVKLKDPEKYQVVATAFAGRDGVQSVQDQRGILENLFNMMRGMNIAALFIMGLMLVIALMLIVNTVRVSAFSRRRETGIMRLVGASSFYIQMPFIMEAAFAGLLGGAVACVLLLIGRYFLVDGGLALAEKMPLVNFIGWDAVIAVLPLVLVIGLLMPSLAAFIALRKYLKV; this is encoded by the coding sequence ATGCGCGCCCAGTTCGTACTGTCGGAGATCGGAGTCGGTCTCCGCCGCAATCTGACGATGACCTTCGCGGTCATCGTCTCCGTGGCCCTGTCGCTCGCCCTCTTCGGTGGCGCCCTGCTCATGCGTGAACAGGTCAGCACGATGAAGGACTTCTGGTACGACAAGGTCAACGTCTCCATCTACCTCTGCAACAAGAACGACGCGGAGACGGACGACAAGTGCTCGAAGGGCGCTGTCACCGCGCAGCAGAAGGAAGAGATCGAGGCCGATCTCGGCAAGATGGACATCGTCGAGAAGGTCCATCACGAGTCGGCCGACGAGGCCTACAAGCACTACCGCGAGCAGTACAGCGACACCGCCATCGCCACGGTGATCACGCCGGACCAGATGCAGGAGTCGTTCCGGGTCAAGCTGAAGGATCCGGAGAAGTACCAGGTCGTGGCGACCGCCTTCGCCGGTCGTGACGGGGTGCAGTCCGTCCAGGACCAGCGCGGCATCCTGGAGAACCTGTTCAACATGATGCGGGGCATGAACATCGCCGCGCTCTTCATCATGGGACTCATGCTGGTCATCGCGCTGATGCTGATCGTCAACACGGTGCGCGTCTCGGCGTTCAGCCGTCGGCGTGAGACGGGCATCATGCGGCTCGTCGGCGCGTCCAGCTTCTACATCCAGATGCCGTTCATCATGGAGGCCGCCTTCGCCGGTCTGCTGGGTGGCGCGGTCGCCTGTGTGCTGCTGCTGATCGGCCGGTACTTCCTCGTCGACGGCGGTCTCGCGCTGGCAGAGAAGATGCCGTTGGTCAACTTCATCGGCTGGGACGCCGTGATAGCGGTACTTCCCCTGGTCCTGGTGATCGGGCTGCTGATGCCCTCCTTGGCCGCTTTCATCGCATTGCGCAAGTACCTGAAGGTGTGA
- the prfB gene encoding peptide chain release factor 2, which translates to MAVVDVSEELKSLSSTMGSIEAVLDLDRLRADIAVLEEQAAAPSLWDDPEAAQKITSKLSHLQAEVRKAEALRGRIDDLEVLFELAEAEDDPDTRVEAEAELQSVRKALDEMEVRTLLSGEYDEREALVNIRAEAGGVDAADFAEQLQRMYLRWAERHGYGTEIYETSYAEEAGIKSTTFVVKAPYAYGTLSVEQGTHRLVRISPFDNQGRRQTSFAGVEILPVVEQSDHVEIDESDLRVDVYRASGPGGQGVNTTDSAVRITHVPTGIVVSCQNERSQIQNKASAMNVLQAKLLERQRQEERARMDALKGDGGSSWGNQMRSYVLHPYQMVKDLRTEFEVGNPQSVLDGEIDGFLEAGIRWRKQQEK; encoded by the coding sequence GTGGCAGTCGTCGATGTATCCGAAGAGCTGAAGTCCCTCTCCTCGACCATGGGGTCGATCGAGGCCGTCCTGGACCTCGACAGGCTGAGGGCAGACATCGCCGTGCTCGAGGAGCAGGCGGCCGCGCCGTCCCTGTGGGACGACCCCGAGGCGGCGCAGAAGATCACCAGCAAGCTCTCGCACCTGCAGGCCGAGGTCCGCAAGGCGGAGGCGCTGCGCGGGCGGATCGACGACCTCGAAGTGCTCTTCGAGCTCGCCGAGGCCGAGGACGACCCGGACACCCGCGTCGAGGCCGAGGCCGAGCTGCAGTCCGTCCGGAAGGCGCTGGACGAGATGGAGGTCCGCACCCTCCTCTCCGGCGAGTACGACGAGCGCGAGGCGCTGGTCAACATCCGGGCCGAGGCCGGTGGCGTCGACGCCGCCGACTTCGCCGAGCAGCTCCAGCGCATGTATCTGCGCTGGGCCGAGCGGCACGGCTACGGCACGGAGATCTACGAGACGTCGTACGCGGAGGAGGCCGGCATCAAGTCGACCACCTTCGTCGTCAAGGCGCCGTACGCCTACGGCACGCTCTCGGTGGAGCAGGGCACGCACCGCCTGGTCCGCATCTCCCCCTTCGACAACCAGGGCCGTCGCCAGACGTCCTTCGCGGGCGTCGAGATCCTCCCGGTCGTCGAGCAGTCCGACCACGTCGAGATCGACGAGTCCGATCTGCGTGTGGACGTCTACCGCGCGTCGGGCCCGGGCGGCCAGGGTGTCAACACGACGGACTCCGCGGTCCGTATCACCCACGTTCCGACCGGCATCGTGGTCTCCTGCCAGAACGAGCGCTCCCAGATCCAGAACAAGGCGAGCGCGATGAACGTCCTCCAGGCGAAGCTCCTGGAGCGTCAGCGCCAGGAGGAGCGGGCCAGGATGGACGCCCTCAAGGGCGACGGCGGCAGCTCCTGGGGCAACCAGATGCGTTCGTACGTCCTCCACCCGTACCAGATGGTCAAGGACCTCCGTACGGAGTTCGAGGTCGGCAACCCGCAGTCGGTGCTGGACGGCGAGATCGACGGCTTCCTCGAGGCGGGCATCCGCTGGCGCAAGCAGCAGGAGAAGTAA
- a CDS encoding serine/threonine-protein kinase, giving the protein MRPVGSKYLLEEPLGRGATGTVWRARQRETAGAEAAVPGQPGETVAIKVLKEELANDADIVMRFLRERSVLLRLTHPNIVRTRDLVVEGDVLALVMDLVDGPDLHRYIRDNGPFSPVAASLLTAQIADALAASHADGVVHRDLKPANVLLAERDGEMHPMLTDFGIARLADSPGLTRTHEFVGTPAYVAPESAEGRPQTSAVDVYGAGIMLYELVTGRPPFAGGTALEVLHRHLSEEPRRPSTVPGPLWTVIERCLRKEPSDRPSAENLARGLRVVAAGIGVHSTPAQIEAAEGVGALLAPDPSPATVPGMPGAADPTQVLPSGATSYGAGAGIGGYDPNAATSVMQQSGGPGPGAADPTAVMPPVPPRPDGQPQPEGPHPWQSQLQAARDRNEQTQVQYLDPGQDPLRRRPQRRPAPQAPYQQPHPQQRQQPPQGRQPQPYAPPQQQQYAPQPPQRQQYAPPQPPPQQPAPRPQREPRQRSANRMRIPGLGCLKGCLFTLVLLFVAGWLVWELTPLQDWIAQGKSYWQAIGDAVSSVSNWISEIGGSTPDPGTGTGAGAGTGTGQ; this is encoded by the coding sequence GTGCGGCCGGTAGGCAGCAAATACCTGCTCGAGGAGCCGCTCGGGCGCGGCGCCACGGGCACCGTCTGGCGAGCCCGCCAGCGTGAGACCGCGGGCGCCGAGGCAGCCGTGCCCGGCCAGCCCGGCGAGACCGTCGCGATCAAGGTCCTCAAGGAGGAGCTCGCGAACGACGCGGACATCGTGATGCGCTTCCTGCGCGAGCGGTCCGTCCTGCTCCGCCTCACTCACCCGAACATCGTGCGCACCCGCGACCTGGTCGTCGAGGGCGACGTCCTCGCCCTCGTCATGGATCTCGTCGACGGCCCCGACCTGCACCGCTACATCCGGGACAACGGGCCCTTCAGCCCGGTCGCGGCCTCCCTCCTCACCGCCCAGATCGCGGATGCGCTCGCCGCCAGCCACGCCGACGGCGTGGTCCACCGCGACCTCAAGCCCGCCAACGTGCTGCTGGCCGAGCGCGACGGCGAGATGCACCCGATGCTCACCGACTTCGGTATCGCGCGCCTCGCCGACTCCCCGGGCCTGACCCGTACGCACGAGTTCGTCGGCACCCCCGCCTATGTCGCGCCCGAGTCCGCCGAGGGCCGTCCGCAGACCTCGGCCGTCGATGTCTACGGCGCCGGGATCATGCTGTACGAGCTGGTCACCGGCCGTCCGCCGTTCGCCGGCGGTACCGCACTCGAAGTGCTCCACCGGCACCTCAGCGAGGAGCCCCGCCGCCCCTCGACCGTCCCCGGCCCGCTGTGGACGGTCATCGAGCGCTGTCTGCGCAAGGAGCCGAGCGACCGGCCGAGCGCCGAGAACCTCGCCCGCGGCCTGCGTGTCGTCGCCGCCGGCATCGGGGTCCACTCCACGCCCGCGCAGATCGAGGCGGCGGAGGGCGTCGGCGCGCTCCTCGCGCCCGATCCGTCGCCCGCCACCGTTCCCGGCATGCCCGGCGCGGCCGACCCCACCCAGGTGCTGCCGAGCGGCGCCACCTCGTACGGTGCGGGCGCGGGCATCGGCGGCTACGACCCGAACGCGGCGACCAGCGTGATGCAGCAGTCCGGCGGCCCCGGCCCCGGCGCCGCCGACCCGACCGCGGTCATGCCGCCCGTACCGCCGCGTCCGGACGGTCAGCCGCAGCCCGAGGGCCCGCACCCGTGGCAGTCCCAGCTGCAGGCGGCCCGCGACCGCAACGAGCAGACGCAGGTGCAGTACCTCGACCCTGGCCAGGACCCGCTGCGGCGCCGTCCGCAGCGCCGGCCGGCGCCGCAGGCTCCGTACCAGCAGCCCCACCCCCAGCAGCGTCAGCAGCCGCCGCAGGGACGCCAGCCCCAGCCGTACGCACCGCCGCAGCAGCAGCAGTACGCGCCCCAGCCGCCCCAGCGCCAGCAGTACGCCCCGCCGCAGCCGCCGCCCCAGCAGCCGGCGCCGCGTCCGCAGCGCGAGCCGCGGCAGCGGAGCGCCAACCGGATGCGGATTCCGGGTCTCGGCTGCCTCAAGGGCTGTCTCTTCACGCTGGTCCTGCTGTTCGTCGCGGGCTGGCTGGTCTGGGAGCTGACGCCGCTCCAGGACTGGATCGCCCAGGGCAAGAGCTACTGGCAGGCCATCGGCGACGCGGTGTCGAGCGTGAGCAACTGGATCTCGGAGATCGGTGGCAGCACCCCCGACCCGGGTACCGGAACCGGTGCGGGTGCCGGTACCGGCACGGGTCAGTAG
- a CDS encoding S41 family peptidase, protein MLGPEPPMMSRGLRHGAALTLVFAGVLATASATGLLPRGEDEPAAPRVRAAAATVDRDEVARAAAEAMADGKSGAKAAEEVVSRSGDRWGAVYDASEYEEFERALDGSYTGVGLWAKRGADGRAEVSRVQRGGPADRAGIRPGDQLRTIDGAAIDGRPVSEVVALLRGDGKGATTGSSVVLGLQRGDRAWNETVRRARLATEVVTVRDLAGPAVMIKVAAFTKGTGERVRQAVQAAPAGAGVLLDLRGNSGGLVSEAVTTASAFLDGGLVATYDVRGEQKALYARPGGDTERPVVALVDGGTMSAAELVTGALKDRGRAITVGARTFGKGSVQMPERLPDGSVAELTVGHYRTPSGHDVDGRGITPDLAVSGRAEERAQTVLSGLGTGS, encoded by the coding sequence ATGTTGGGCCCCGAACCACCCATGATGTCCCGTGGACTCCGCCACGGGGCGGCCCTCACCTTGGTGTTCGCGGGCGTCCTCGCCACCGCCTCCGCCACCGGGCTGCTGCCCCGGGGGGAGGACGAGCCGGCCGCGCCCCGGGTGCGCGCGGCGGCCGCGACCGTCGACCGCGACGAGGTCGCCCGGGCCGCCGCCGAGGCCATGGCCGACGGCAAGTCCGGCGCCAAGGCGGCCGAGGAGGTCGTGAGCCGCAGCGGGGACCGCTGGGGCGCCGTGTACGACGCGAGTGAGTACGAGGAGTTCGAGCGTGCCCTCGACGGCTCGTACACGGGCGTCGGGCTGTGGGCGAAGCGCGGCGCGGACGGCCGGGCCGAGGTGTCCCGGGTGCAGCGCGGCGGGCCCGCCGACAGGGCCGGCATCCGGCCCGGCGACCAGCTGCGGACCATCGACGGCGCCGCCATAGACGGCCGCCCGGTCAGCGAGGTCGTCGCGCTGCTGCGCGGCGACGGCAAGGGCGCCACGACCGGCTCGTCCGTCGTGCTGGGGCTGCAGCGCGGCGACCGCGCCTGGAACGAGACCGTGCGCAGGGCCCGGCTCGCCACCGAGGTCGTCACCGTACGTGACCTCGCCGGCCCGGCAGTGATGATCAAGGTCGCCGCCTTCACCAAGGGCACCGGAGAGCGGGTGAGGCAGGCGGTGCAGGCGGCCCCGGCGGGCGCCGGGGTCCTGCTGGACCTGCGGGGCAACAGTGGCGGACTGGTCTCCGAGGCCGTGACCACGGCCTCCGCCTTCCTGGACGGCGGACTGGTCGCCACGTACGACGTGCGCGGGGAGCAGAAGGCCCTGTACGCACGGCCGGGCGGGGACACCGAGCGGCCCGTCGTGGCCCTGGTCGACGGCGGCACGATGAGCGCGGCCGAGCTGGTCACCGGCGCCCTCAAGGACCGTGGCCGCGCGATCACGGTGGGTGCGCGCACCTTCGGCAAGGGCTCGGTGCAGATGCCGGAGCGGCTGCCCGACGGCTCCGTGGCGGAGCTCACCGTCGGTCACTACCGCACCCCGTCGGGGCATGACGTCGACGGTCGGGGCATCACACCGGACCTCGCGGTGAGCGGGCGGGCCGAGGAACGGGCCCAGACAGTATTGAGTGGCCTCGGCACCGGGTCGTAG
- the ftsE gene encoding cell division ATP-binding protein FtsE encodes MIRFDNVSKSYPKQNRPALRDVSLEIEKGEFVFLVGSSGSGKSTFLRLLLREERASHGMVHVLGKDLARLSNWKVPQMRRQLGTVFQDFRLLPNKTVAENVAFAQEVIGKPRGEIRKAVPQVLDLVGLGGKEDRMPGELSGGEQQRVAIARAFVNRPMLLIADEPTGNLDPQTSVGIMKLLDRINRTGTTVVMATHDQNIVDQMRKRVIELEQGRLVRDQARGVYGYQH; translated from the coding sequence GTGATCCGATTCGACAACGTCTCCAAGAGCTATCCCAAGCAGAACCGCCCAGCCCTGCGTGACGTCTCCCTGGAGATCGAGAAGGGGGAGTTCGTCTTCCTCGTGGGCTCGTCCGGTTCCGGCAAGTCGACCTTCCTGCGGCTGCTCCTGCGCGAGGAGCGCGCCAGCCATGGCATGGTGCACGTCCTGGGCAAGGACCTCGCGCGCCTGTCCAACTGGAAGGTGCCGCAGATGCGCCGGCAGCTCGGAACCGTCTTCCAGGACTTCCGTCTGCTGCCCAACAAGACCGTCGCCGAGAACGTGGCCTTCGCGCAGGAGGTCATCGGCAAGCCGCGCGGCGAGATCCGCAAGGCGGTTCCCCAGGTCCTCGACCTCGTCGGTCTCGGCGGCAAGGAGGACCGGATGCCCGGTGAGCTGTCCGGTGGTGAGCAGCAGCGTGTGGCGATCGCCCGTGCGTTCGTCAACCGCCCGATGCTGCTGATCGCGGACGAGCCGACCGGAAACCTCGACCCGCAGACCTCCGTCGGCATCATGAAGCTGCTGGACCGGATCAACAGGACCGGCACCACGGTGGTGATGGCGACCCACGACCAGAACATCGTCGACCAGATGCGCAAGCGCGTCATCGAGCTCGAACAGGGCCGGCTCGTACGCGACCAGGCGCGCGGCGTCTACGGCTACCAGCACTGA
- a CDS encoding FHA domain-containing protein — protein MQIRLTVLAPRSGQSTQGAERACDVLVTAPAGTALAAVASGLAAAVSGPDAPPSGTVVLYAGRERLDAQRCALGEPPLVDGAVLSLQAPGEDETADAEGAARTQLQVVAGPDAGGVHLLHDGRIRIGRAAEADVPLDDPDVSRLHCEVTVAEDGAVTVADLGSTNGTTLDGAEVGPRPVRLAPGALLRIGESTLRLATSPPALADRPATTPDGEGHLRVRRPSPEPDDDHIRQAGRIPSWAREREAAERGATAPGGAPARPGDDTPAHGRADAYGHEARGGHGGVAAPGHHAASGGGAGSDGGTGSGGAQQARGTTTHGSGTGHGVGHPGGAPGGRSTPGTPCRTLDAPAPRRSAPGGSDEPRSGTRPVAPDGQSAPGTPGRTPGVPAPRPGGTSHGSDETRSSTRPAAPGGQSAPGGEAGGRSGSDQGGAGMRRRRGIGAWARRLAGGRDEADGAEAAGGRPMAASTPPAVETWPDPATVLLTALGPGPRLWEREPGHPEALVVRLGTVDRAETPAVPVTVGLREAGSLGLAGPRPRLVGLARSVVAQLAALHSPADLEIVLISTDRARPLEERKHTWGWLGWLPHLRPAHGQDCRLLLAYDRDQAAARTAELTRRLDDGPLGPGWPSAERRAVEQAAARYAGPRTLVVLDGDPGSATLRETTARLAGAGAAAGVHVVCLAETPPASPLSPVAATYEEACAASLAFRECGAVGLLSGDVATALRLLRTAAGQPAGHGTVAAVDAVSAAWAERFGRALAPLRSDGDAHASYGRVVTAPLPQSARLLDELGLARATPASLMARWASAADGTGVLGAGPGGPVAVDLAADGPHLLIEGPAGSGRTELLRAIAASLAAGGRPDRLGLLLVDGAGGERGEGLAALTELPHVTEHLVASDPVRMREFAQALGAELKRRAELLGRESFTDRHTRREVSERLVGQRPTSPAESRPDSLPSPRQESVPAPRQESRGDSRDEPRGDSRGDSRGDLDSPTGGTLRLRPAAARAQAEAHAPLPRLVVLVDDYDALVAPALGSPGRPAAGSVVRALEAVARDGERLGVHLVATSARPDRTADTELAHSARLRVVLDAPPVSAGPDDPAPGRGRLGHPDGRVTPFQGGRVTGRIPRTATLRPTVVELAWERMGDPPARRPVRELGNGPTDLALLASALDRAARSVDAAPLPPLTPARP, from the coding sequence ATGCAGATCCGGCTGACCGTCCTCGCGCCGCGCAGCGGCCAGTCCACGCAGGGCGCCGAGCGCGCCTGCGACGTGCTCGTCACCGCCCCCGCGGGCACGGCGCTGGCGGCGGTCGCCTCCGGGCTGGCCGCGGCCGTGTCGGGCCCCGACGCGCCACCGTCCGGGACCGTCGTGCTCTATGCGGGCCGGGAGCGGCTCGACGCCCAGCGGTGCGCGCTGGGCGAGCCGCCGCTCGTGGACGGCGCCGTGCTGTCGCTCCAGGCGCCCGGCGAGGACGAGACGGCCGACGCCGAGGGGGCCGCGCGTACGCAGCTCCAGGTCGTCGCGGGTCCGGACGCGGGCGGGGTCCATCTGCTGCACGACGGCCGTATCAGGATCGGGCGCGCGGCGGAGGCGGATGTTCCGCTCGATGATCCGGATGTCTCGCGGCTGCACTGTGAGGTGACGGTCGCGGAGGACGGCGCGGTCACGGTGGCGGACCTCGGCTCGACGAACGGCACGACGCTGGACGGCGCCGAGGTCGGCCCGCGGCCGGTGCGGCTCGCCCCCGGCGCGCTGCTCCGTATCGGTGAGTCGACCCTCCGGCTGGCCACCTCGCCTCCGGCTCTTGCCGACCGCCCGGCGACGACCCCGGACGGGGAGGGCCATCTGCGGGTGCGCCGCCCCTCCCCCGAGCCCGACGACGACCACATCCGCCAGGCGGGCCGGATCCCGTCCTGGGCCCGCGAGCGCGAGGCGGCCGAGCGCGGTGCGACGGCGCCCGGCGGCGCTCCCGCCCGGCCCGGCGACGACACCCCGGCCCATGGCCGTGCGGACGCGTACGGCCATGAGGCCCGCGGAGGCCACGGCGGCGTGGCCGCTCCCGGCCACCATGCTGCGTCCGGCGGCGGTGCGGGTTCCGACGGCGGTACGGGTTCCGGCGGCGCCCAGCAGGCCCGTGGCACCACTACCCACGGAAGCGGAACGGGCCACGGCGTCGGGCACCCGGGCGGTGCGCCCGGTGGCCGGAGCACCCCCGGCACTCCCTGCCGGACCCTGGACGCGCCCGCACCCCGGCGCAGCGCGCCCGGCGGCAGCGACGAGCCCCGGAGCGGCACCCGCCCGGTCGCACCCGACGGACAGAGCGCCCCCGGCACCCCCGGCCGGACCCCGGGCGTCCCCGCACCCCGACCCGGCGGCACATCCCACGGCAGCGACGAGACCCGGAGCAGCACCCGACCGGCGGCACCCGGTGGACAGAGCGCCCCCGGCGGCGAGGCCGGTGGACGGAGCGGGAGCGACCAGGGCGGTGCCGGTATGCGGCGCAGGCGCGGGATAGGGGCCTGGGCCCGGCGGCTCGCCGGCGGGCGGGACGAGGCCGATGGCGCCGAGGCGGCCGGCGGACGGCCGATGGCCGCCTCCACGCCGCCCGCCGTGGAGACCTGGCCCGATCCCGCCACCGTACTGCTCACCGCGCTCGGCCCGGGGCCCCGGCTGTGGGAGCGGGAGCCCGGCCATCCCGAGGCCCTCGTCGTCCGGCTCGGCACGGTCGACCGGGCGGAGACACCCGCCGTCCCCGTCACGGTGGGGCTGCGCGAGGCCGGGTCGCTCGGGCTCGCGGGACCGCGACCGCGGCTCGTCGGGCTCGCCCGGTCCGTCGTCGCGCAGCTCGCCGCGCTGCACTCGCCCGCGGACCTGGAGATCGTGCTGATCAGCACGGACCGGGCCAGACCGCTGGAGGAGCGCAAGCACACATGGGGCTGGCTCGGCTGGCTGCCGCATCTGCGGCCCGCGCACGGCCAGGACTGCCGGCTCCTCCTCGCCTACGACCGGGACCAGGCGGCCGCCAGGACCGCCGAGCTGACCCGGCGGCTGGACGACGGTCCGCTCGGGCCGGGCTGGCCGAGCGCCGAGCGCCGCGCGGTCGAGCAGGCGGCGGCCCGGTACGCGGGGCCGCGGACGCTCGTCGTCCTCGACGGCGATCCCGGTTCCGCCACGCTGCGCGAGACCACGGCGCGGCTCGCCGGGGCCGGAGCTGCCGCCGGTGTCCATGTCGTCTGTCTTGCCGAGACCCCGCCCGCCTCCCCGCTCTCCCCGGTGGCGGCGACGTACGAGGAGGCCTGCGCGGCGTCGCTGGCCTTCCGGGAGTGCGGCGCGGTCGGGCTGCTCAGCGGCGATGTGGCCACGGCGCTGCGGCTGCTGCGTACGGCGGCGGGACAGCCCGCCGGCCATGGCACGGTCGCCGCGGTCGACGCGGTGTCCGCGGCCTGGGCCGAGCGGTTCGGCCGGGCGCTCGCACCGCTGCGCTCGGACGGGGACGCGCACGCGTCGTACGGCCGGGTGGTGACGGCTCCGCTGCCGCAGTCGGCTCGGCTGCTGGACGAGCTGGGTCTGGCCCGGGCCACCCCTGCCTCGCTGATGGCCCGGTGGGCGTCCGCCGCGGACGGTACGGGCGTGCTGGGCGCGGGACCGGGTGGCCCGGTCGCCGTCGACCTCGCCGCGGACGGCCCGCATCTGCTGATCGAGGGCCCTGCGGGCAGCGGTCGTACGGAGCTGCTCCGCGCGATCGCCGCGTCGCTGGCCGCGGGAGGCCGGCCGGACCGGCTCGGGCTGCTGCTGGTCGACGGCGCGGGCGGAGAGCGCGGAGAGGGCCTCGCGGCGCTGACCGAACTCCCGCATGTCACCGAGCATCTGGTCGCCTCGGACCCGGTACGGATGCGGGAGTTCGCCCAGGCGCTCGGCGCGGAGCTGAAGCGGCGGGCCGAGCTGCTCGGCCGGGAGAGCTTCACGGATCGGCACACACGGCGCGAGGTCTCCGAGCGGCTCGTCGGGCAGCGCCCGACGAGCCCCGCCGAGTCCCGCCCGGACTCACTCCCCTCACCTCGCCAGGAGTCGGTTCCTGCGCCCCGCCAAGAGTCACGGGGCGATTCCCGCGACGAACCACGCGGCGATTCACGGGGCGATTCCCGCGGCGATCTGGACTCGCCGACCGGCGGCACGCTCAGGCTCCGCCCCGCGGCCGCGCGTGCCCAGGCGGAGGCACACGCGCCGCTGCCACGGCTCGTCGTCCTCGTCGACGACTACGACGCGCTGGTCGCACCGGCGCTCGGCAGCCCGGGACGGCCCGCGGCCGGTTCCGTCGTCCGGGCTCTGGAGGCGGTGGCCAGGGACGGCGAGCGGCTCGGTGTCCATCTGGTCGCCACGTCCGCCCGGCCCGACCGCACGGCGGACACGGAACTGGCGCACAGCGCACGGCTGAGGGTCGTCCTGGACGCGCCGCCCGTCTCCGCCGGCCCGGACGACCCGGCCCCGGGGCGCGGCAGGCTCGGGCATCCGGACGGCCGGGTGACGCCGTTCCAGGGCGGCCGGGTGACGGGCCGTATTCCGCGTACGGCGACCCTGCGGCCCACGGTGGTGGAGCTGGCGTGGGAGCGGATGGGCGATCCACCGGCCCGTCGGCCCGTGCGCGAGCTGGGCAACGGTCCGACGGATCTTGCCCTGCTGGCCAGCGCCCTGGACCGCGCCGCCCGCTCGGTCGACGCCGCCCCGCTCCCGCCCCTGACACCGGCGCGCCCCTGA
- a CDS encoding serine/threonine-protein kinase: MARNIGSRYSAHQILGRGSAGTVWLGEGPEGPVAIKLLREDLASDQELVGRFVQERTALLGLDHPRVVGVRDLVVDGNDLALVMDLVRGTDLRTRLDRERRLAPEAAVAVVADVAEGLAAAHAAGVVHRDVKPENILLDMEGPLGPGGAHPALLTDFGVAKLIDTPRRTRATKIIGTPDYLAPEIVEGLPPRAAVDIYALATVLYELLAGFTPFGGGHPGAVLRRHVTETVVPLPGIPDELWQLIVQCLAKAPASRLRASELAARLHDLLPLLAGLPPLDVDEPDAGETSEAYEEPEYATLPEEPRRRGAVPLVRGSATDSNRDTHTSMRVPGPDELAGGARGTARAPRSPGQRRPGSARHKADAVRRRRITFGVAGLVLAAAVGVGGWLATSGDDGSVPPQDSKQSAPAQP; encoded by the coding sequence TTGGCACGGAATATCGGCAGCCGGTACTCGGCCCACCAGATCCTGGGCCGGGGCAGCGCGGGCACTGTGTGGCTCGGAGAAGGGCCGGAAGGCCCCGTCGCCATCAAGCTGTTGCGCGAGGACCTCGCCTCCGACCAGGAACTGGTCGGACGTTTCGTCCAGGAGCGCACGGCCCTCCTCGGACTCGACCACCCCCGGGTCGTCGGCGTCCGTGACCTCGTCGTGGACGGCAACGACCTCGCCCTGGTCATGGACCTGGTCCGCGGCACCGACCTGCGCACCCGCCTCGACCGCGAGCGCCGGCTCGCCCCCGAGGCCGCCGTCGCGGTCGTCGCGGATGTCGCCGAGGGACTCGCCGCGGCCCATGCCGCCGGCGTCGTCCACCGCGACGTCAAGCCGGAGAACATCCTCCTGGACATGGAGGGCCCGCTCGGCCCCGGCGGAGCCCACCCGGCCCTGCTGACCGACTTCGGCGTCGCCAAGCTGATCGACACGCCGCGCCGCACCCGGGCCACCAAGATCATCGGTACGCCGGACTACCTGGCCCCGGAGATCGTCGAGGGCCTCCCGCCGCGCGCCGCCGTCGACATCTACGCCCTCGCGACGGTGCTGTACGAGCTGCTCGCCGGCTTCACCCCGTTCGGCGGCGGCCACCCCGGCGCCGTACTGCGCCGCCATGTCACCGAGACCGTCGTCCCGCTCCCCGGCATCCCGGACGAGCTGTGGCAGCTGATCGTCCAGTGCCTGGCCAAGGCGCCCGCGTCCCGGCTGCGCGCCTCCGAACTCGCCGCCCGGCTGCACGACCTGCTGCCGCTGCTCGCGGGGCTGCCCCCGCTCGACGTGGACGAGCCGGACGCCGGGGAGACCTCGGAGGCGTACGAGGAGCCCGAGTACGCCACGCTGCCCGAGGAACCGCGCCGCCGCGGCGCCGTCCCGCTAGTCCGCGGCTCCGCCACGGACTCCAACCGGGACACCCACACCTCCATGCGCGTCCCGGGCCCCGACGAGCTCGCGGGCGGCGCGCGCGGCACGGCCCGCGCCCCGCGCAGCCCCGGCCAGCGCCGCCCCGGCTCGGCCCGCCACAAGGCCGACGCGGTCCGCAGACGCCGCATCACGTTCGGTGTCGCGGGTCTGGTACTGGCCGCGGCGGTGGGCGTCGGCGGCTGGCTCGCGACGAGCGGCGACGACGGCTCCGTACCGCCCCAGGACTCCAAGCAGTCGGCCCCCGCACAGCCCTAG